The following are encoded in a window of Cydia strobilella chromosome 1, ilCydStro3.1, whole genome shotgun sequence genomic DNA:
- the LOC134745093 gene encoding ATP-binding cassette sub-family G member 1 isoform X1, whose amino-acid sequence MAASTMLKGMGDMDTGGERERAPRAEMPSSVDIQFTNLSLTVTEGFRKKRTKAILKNISGLFRSGQLTAIMGPSGAGKSSLMNALTGFSTTGVTGMIRAGNSVCQLGIHQRSLRALKHYRSKSAYILQDDRISPLFTVVELMKFAADMKLGNMTDKLKLTVISEVLEDLGLSGTEKTRCGNLSGGQRKRLSIALELLDNPPVLFLDEPTTGLDSATSAQCIEMLKNLARSGRTVVCTIHQPTASVYSLFDQVYILAAGMCVYHGASENTVPYLASVGFQCPKYHNPADYMLEIANGEYGSFNELLAVECNKMDWQCAPTPTPCKADQMRKTTISAAVKPPPEWYRLGVLFRRCFIQQYRDWTVTHLKVLLHIVVGVLLGLIFDGSGNNGAKTFSNLGYLMISIMYLMYTSLMPGVLKFPAEMSIIKKETFNNWYQLKTYYVALLFTGVPIQIWYSFVYSAPSYFLTEQPQDLSRFAMFVLVLSLITLLADALGNLIGTFLNPINGTFCGAIYSCMMLVLGGYLVLLSHMSWFMRLLSHASFVRYAFEGIILSIYSFNRPALPCPEYQDYCHMKHPKEVIKQFSYKPDNYWVDVVLLFLTIVFFRVLAYLTLRRSVKRSG is encoded by the exons GAACAAAGGCTATCTTGAAGAACATCTCCGGGCTGTTCCGCTCCGGGCAGCTGACGGCTATCATGGGGCCCTCCGGCGCGGGCAAGTCGTCTCTGATGAACGCGCTCACTGGCTTCTC CACGACAGGCGTGACGGGCATGATCAGGGCAGGCAACAGTGTCTGCCAGCTGGGTATCCATCAGCGGTCACTGCGCGCACTAAAACACTACCGGAGCAAATCAGCGTACATCCTTCAG GATGACCGCATCAGCCCGCTGTTCACAGTCGTGGAGCTGATGAAATTTGCAGCCGACATGAAACTGGGCAACATGACCGACAAACTGAAGCTGACCGTG ATAAGCGAAGTGCTGGAAGACCTGGGTTTGTCTGGAACGGAGAAGACGCGCTGCGGTAACTTGTCAGGCGGGCAGCGGAAGCGGCTGTCCATAGCACTTGAACTTCTGGATAACCCTCCAGTACTGTTTCTGGATGAGCCCACCAC CGGACTGGACAGCGCGACGTCAGCACAGTGTATAGAAATGCTAAAGAATTTGGCGCGTTCAGGCCGTACCGTCGTATGCACCATCCACCAGCCAACCGCCTCTGTTTACTCGCTGTTTGATCAG GTATATATCTTGGCAGCCGGTATGTGCGTGTACCACGGCGCGAGCGAAAACACAGTGCCGTACCTCGCCAGCGTTGGCTTCCAGTGCCCGAAATACCACAACCCCGCCGACTATA TGCTAGAAATAGCGAACGGCGAATACGGTAGCTTCAACGAGCTATTAGCAGTGGAATGCAACAAGATGGACTGGCAATgcgcgccgacgccgacgccgtgCAAAGCCGATCAGATGCGCAAGACCACCATCTCTGCTGCGGTCAAACCCCCGCCCGAGTGGTACAGATTGGGCGTACTGTTTCGGCGGTGTTTCATACAACAATATAGGGACTGG ACGGTCACCCACCTAAAAGTGCTGTTACACATCGTGGTAGGCGTGTTGCTGGGATTAATCTTCGACGGGTCAGGAAACAACGGCGCCAAGACCTTCTCAAATCTTGGCTACCTGATGATATCCATCATGTACCTGATGTACACGTCGCTCATGCCTGGGGTATTGAAGT TTCCCGCCGAGATGTCCATCATAAAGAAGGAAACATTCAACAACTGGTACCAGCTGAAGACTTATTATGTGGCGCTGCTGTTCACTGGCGTCCCAATTCAG ATCTGGTACTCGTTCGTGTACTCAGCGCCATCATACTTCTTAACGGAGCAACCTCAGGATCTATCGCGGTTCGCGATGTTCGTGTTGGTGTTGTCTCTGATCACTCTACTAGCTGATGCGCTTGGCAATCTGATTGGGACCTTTCTCAATCCGATA aaCGGCACATTCTGCGGCGCCATCTACTCCTGTATGATGCTGGTGCTGGGCGGCTACCTGGTGCTGCTGTCGCACATGTCCTGGTTCATGCGGCTCCTGTCCCACGCGTCGTTCGTACGCTACGCCTTCGAGGGCATCATCCTGAGTATCTACTCGTTTAACCGGCCGGCGCTACCCTGCCCTGAATATCAAGATTACTGCCATATGAA ACACCCAAAGGAAGTGATCAAGCAGTTCAGCTACAAGCCAGACAACTACTGGGTGGACGTCGTCTTGCTGTTCCTGACTATTGTGTTCTTTAGAGTGTTGGCTTATCTCACTCTACGTCGGAGTGTGAAACGATCTGGTTAA
- the LOC134745093 gene encoding ATP-binding cassette sub-family G member 4 isoform X3, whose amino-acid sequence MIRAGNSVCQLGIHQRSLRALKHYRSKSAYILQDDRISPLFTVVELMKFAADMKLGNMTDKLKLTVISEVLEDLGLSGTEKTRCGNLSGGQRKRLSIALELLDNPPVLFLDEPTTGLDSATSAQCIEMLKNLARSGRTVVCTIHQPTASVYSLFDQVYILAAGMCVYHGASENTVPYLASVGFQCPKYHNPADYMLEIANGEYGSFNELLAVECNKMDWQCAPTPTPCKADQMRKTTISAAVKPPPEWYRLGVLFRRCFIQQYRDWTVTHLKVLLHIVVGVLLGLIFDGSGNNGAKTFSNLGYLMISIMYLMYTSLMPGVLKFPAEMSIIKKETFNNWYQLKTYYVALLFTGVPIQIWYSFVYSAPSYFLTEQPQDLSRFAMFVLVLSLITLLADALGNLIGTFLNPINGTFCGAIYSCMMLVLGGYLVLLSHMSWFMRLLSHASFVRYAFEGIILSIYSFNRPALPCPEYQDYCHMKHPKEVIKQFSYKPDNYWVDVVLLFLTIVFFRVLAYLTLRRSVKRSG is encoded by the exons ATGATCAGGGCAGGCAACAGTGTCTGCCAGCTGGGTATCCATCAGCGGTCACTGCGCGCACTAAAACACTACCGGAGCAAATCAGCGTACATCCTTCAG GATGACCGCATCAGCCCGCTGTTCACAGTCGTGGAGCTGATGAAATTTGCAGCCGACATGAAACTGGGCAACATGACCGACAAACTGAAGCTGACCGTG ATAAGCGAAGTGCTGGAAGACCTGGGTTTGTCTGGAACGGAGAAGACGCGCTGCGGTAACTTGTCAGGCGGGCAGCGGAAGCGGCTGTCCATAGCACTTGAACTTCTGGATAACCCTCCAGTACTGTTTCTGGATGAGCCCACCAC CGGACTGGACAGCGCGACGTCAGCACAGTGTATAGAAATGCTAAAGAATTTGGCGCGTTCAGGCCGTACCGTCGTATGCACCATCCACCAGCCAACCGCCTCTGTTTACTCGCTGTTTGATCAG GTATATATCTTGGCAGCCGGTATGTGCGTGTACCACGGCGCGAGCGAAAACACAGTGCCGTACCTCGCCAGCGTTGGCTTCCAGTGCCCGAAATACCACAACCCCGCCGACTATA TGCTAGAAATAGCGAACGGCGAATACGGTAGCTTCAACGAGCTATTAGCAGTGGAATGCAACAAGATGGACTGGCAATgcgcgccgacgccgacgccgtgCAAAGCCGATCAGATGCGCAAGACCACCATCTCTGCTGCGGTCAAACCCCCGCCCGAGTGGTACAGATTGGGCGTACTGTTTCGGCGGTGTTTCATACAACAATATAGGGACTGG ACGGTCACCCACCTAAAAGTGCTGTTACACATCGTGGTAGGCGTGTTGCTGGGATTAATCTTCGACGGGTCAGGAAACAACGGCGCCAAGACCTTCTCAAATCTTGGCTACCTGATGATATCCATCATGTACCTGATGTACACGTCGCTCATGCCTGGGGTATTGAAGT TTCCCGCCGAGATGTCCATCATAAAGAAGGAAACATTCAACAACTGGTACCAGCTGAAGACTTATTATGTGGCGCTGCTGTTCACTGGCGTCCCAATTCAG ATCTGGTACTCGTTCGTGTACTCAGCGCCATCATACTTCTTAACGGAGCAACCTCAGGATCTATCGCGGTTCGCGATGTTCGTGTTGGTGTTGTCTCTGATCACTCTACTAGCTGATGCGCTTGGCAATCTGATTGGGACCTTTCTCAATCCGATA aaCGGCACATTCTGCGGCGCCATCTACTCCTGTATGATGCTGGTGCTGGGCGGCTACCTGGTGCTGCTGTCGCACATGTCCTGGTTCATGCGGCTCCTGTCCCACGCGTCGTTCGTACGCTACGCCTTCGAGGGCATCATCCTGAGTATCTACTCGTTTAACCGGCCGGCGCTACCCTGCCCTGAATATCAAGATTACTGCCATATGAA ACACCCAAAGGAAGTGATCAAGCAGTTCAGCTACAAGCCAGACAACTACTGGGTGGACGTCGTCTTGCTGTTCCTGACTATTGTGTTCTTTAGAGTGTTGGCTTATCTCACTCTACGTCGGAGTGTGAAACGATCTGGTTAA
- the LOC134745093 gene encoding ATP-binding cassette sub-family G member 4 isoform X2, which translates to MGPSGAGKSSLMNALTGFSTTGVTGMIRAGNSVCQLGIHQRSLRALKHYRSKSAYILQDDRISPLFTVVELMKFAADMKLGNMTDKLKLTVISEVLEDLGLSGTEKTRCGNLSGGQRKRLSIALELLDNPPVLFLDEPTTGLDSATSAQCIEMLKNLARSGRTVVCTIHQPTASVYSLFDQVYILAAGMCVYHGASENTVPYLASVGFQCPKYHNPADYMLEIANGEYGSFNELLAVECNKMDWQCAPTPTPCKADQMRKTTISAAVKPPPEWYRLGVLFRRCFIQQYRDWTVTHLKVLLHIVVGVLLGLIFDGSGNNGAKTFSNLGYLMISIMYLMYTSLMPGVLKFPAEMSIIKKETFNNWYQLKTYYVALLFTGVPIQIWYSFVYSAPSYFLTEQPQDLSRFAMFVLVLSLITLLADALGNLIGTFLNPINGTFCGAIYSCMMLVLGGYLVLLSHMSWFMRLLSHASFVRYAFEGIILSIYSFNRPALPCPEYQDYCHMKHPKEVIKQFSYKPDNYWVDVVLLFLTIVFFRVLAYLTLRRSVKRSG; encoded by the exons ATGGGGCCCTCCGGCGCGGGCAAGTCGTCTCTGATGAACGCGCTCACTGGCTTCTC CACGACAGGCGTGACGGGCATGATCAGGGCAGGCAACAGTGTCTGCCAGCTGGGTATCCATCAGCGGTCACTGCGCGCACTAAAACACTACCGGAGCAAATCAGCGTACATCCTTCAG GATGACCGCATCAGCCCGCTGTTCACAGTCGTGGAGCTGATGAAATTTGCAGCCGACATGAAACTGGGCAACATGACCGACAAACTGAAGCTGACCGTG ATAAGCGAAGTGCTGGAAGACCTGGGTTTGTCTGGAACGGAGAAGACGCGCTGCGGTAACTTGTCAGGCGGGCAGCGGAAGCGGCTGTCCATAGCACTTGAACTTCTGGATAACCCTCCAGTACTGTTTCTGGATGAGCCCACCAC CGGACTGGACAGCGCGACGTCAGCACAGTGTATAGAAATGCTAAAGAATTTGGCGCGTTCAGGCCGTACCGTCGTATGCACCATCCACCAGCCAACCGCCTCTGTTTACTCGCTGTTTGATCAG GTATATATCTTGGCAGCCGGTATGTGCGTGTACCACGGCGCGAGCGAAAACACAGTGCCGTACCTCGCCAGCGTTGGCTTCCAGTGCCCGAAATACCACAACCCCGCCGACTATA TGCTAGAAATAGCGAACGGCGAATACGGTAGCTTCAACGAGCTATTAGCAGTGGAATGCAACAAGATGGACTGGCAATgcgcgccgacgccgacgccgtgCAAAGCCGATCAGATGCGCAAGACCACCATCTCTGCTGCGGTCAAACCCCCGCCCGAGTGGTACAGATTGGGCGTACTGTTTCGGCGGTGTTTCATACAACAATATAGGGACTGG ACGGTCACCCACCTAAAAGTGCTGTTACACATCGTGGTAGGCGTGTTGCTGGGATTAATCTTCGACGGGTCAGGAAACAACGGCGCCAAGACCTTCTCAAATCTTGGCTACCTGATGATATCCATCATGTACCTGATGTACACGTCGCTCATGCCTGGGGTATTGAAGT TTCCCGCCGAGATGTCCATCATAAAGAAGGAAACATTCAACAACTGGTACCAGCTGAAGACTTATTATGTGGCGCTGCTGTTCACTGGCGTCCCAATTCAG ATCTGGTACTCGTTCGTGTACTCAGCGCCATCATACTTCTTAACGGAGCAACCTCAGGATCTATCGCGGTTCGCGATGTTCGTGTTGGTGTTGTCTCTGATCACTCTACTAGCTGATGCGCTTGGCAATCTGATTGGGACCTTTCTCAATCCGATA aaCGGCACATTCTGCGGCGCCATCTACTCCTGTATGATGCTGGTGCTGGGCGGCTACCTGGTGCTGCTGTCGCACATGTCCTGGTTCATGCGGCTCCTGTCCCACGCGTCGTTCGTACGCTACGCCTTCGAGGGCATCATCCTGAGTATCTACTCGTTTAACCGGCCGGCGCTACCCTGCCCTGAATATCAAGATTACTGCCATATGAA ACACCCAAAGGAAGTGATCAAGCAGTTCAGCTACAAGCCAGACAACTACTGGGTGGACGTCGTCTTGCTGTTCCTGACTATTGTGTTCTTTAGAGTGTTGGCTTATCTCACTCTACGTCGGAGTGTGAAACGATCTGGTTAA
- the LOC134747959 gene encoding O-acyltransferase like protein-like, translated as MHYNIRIVYDASFRFPQNLLRGNVFSLGNYHQCLAINQPEGIRGKYCLIQTHSLQIPILAGGNVTWAKIDNIWSEENLRTYKAAQDRLALSDEDISRTSVVDIINGAPSLTLAVCVPRSCKVADVLESNYNVEFNYTEQFCRLPDDKPYSGADITALVIFSILGCLTIASTAYELNHIFIKKATIKPDELRSCFSVYNNTDRLLTLASKPGALDCLDGIRALSILWVITGHSALVHFGTYLSNFVDYLEWSVNLRAVYLLSAHLSVDSFFVLSGLLLVYTVARKMKPIQLIKNLHLFYLHRLLRMFPLLAAAVLLQASVFHHVSDGVRWNRVAWEAQKCRDHWWSALLHIQNLVNPRGICLAHTWYLSVDVQLHILSPLLLFWVLGSRRSAWAGLAAAILGSLTFVTVYSFLMNFTGNQDDHYSVYFYHNTLARSPAFIIGMLCGYVLHVSRNKKIVMPWWLVCLGHALATVLSGYCIYYVHSEWSQLAINFNIALVRPAWAVSLCWLIVACVNGYAGPINWFLSINLWKFVARISYAMYIFHFPMQFITVGANIMPIYFNFETVVSRLM; from the exons ATGCATTACAATATAAGAATAG TCTACGACGCAAGCTTCAGATTTCCACAAAACTTGCTCAGAGGCAACGTCTTCAGTCTGGGCAACTACCACCAATGCCTCGCTATAAACCAGCCTGAAGGCATCCGAGGCAAATACTGCCTCATTCAGACCCATAGCCTGCAAATACCTATCCTGGCTGGGGGCAATGTCACTTGGGCTAAGATTGACAATATATGGAGTGAGGAGAATTTGAGAACGTATAAAGCGGCGCAAGATAGACTTGCTTTAAGTGACGAGGACATTTCCAG aacGTCTGTCGTTGATATAATCAATGGGGCTCCATCGTTAACGCTCGCCGTCTGCGTACCGCGGTCCTGTAAAGTGGCCGATGTCTTGGAAAGCAACTACAACGTGGAGTTCAACTACACTGAACAGTTCTGTCGTTTGCCAGATGACAAGCCTTACTCCGGAGCTGATATTACTGCTCT TGTGATATTCTCTATACTTGGATGTTTGACTATAGCAAGCACGGCATATGAACTAAACCACATATTTATAAAGAAAG CCACCATAAAACCTGATGAGTTACGAAGCTGCTTCTCAGTATACAATAACACAGACCGCCTGCTGACGCTCGCCAGCAAACCCGGAGCGCTTGACTGCCTCGACGGCATCCGAGCCCTCTCCATCCTCTGGGTCATCACGGGACACTCGGCCCTTGTACATTTTGGGACATATTTAAGCAACTTTGTTGACTATCTTGAA TGGTCAGTGAATTTGAGAGCAGTTTACCTTTTATCTGCACACTTGAGCGTTGACTCGTTCTTTGTGCTCAGTGGTCTTCTGCTAGTTTACACAGTAGCCCGGAAAATGAAGCCTA tTCAACTAATAAAAAACCTGCACCTATTCTACCTTCACCGACTCCTGCGCATGTTCCCGCTGCTGGCAGCCGCGGTGCTGCTCCAAGCATCCGTGTTCCACCATGTGTCCGACGGCGTGCGTTGGAACCGCGTCGCGTGGGAGGCGCAGAAGTGCCGCGACCATTGGTGGTCGGCACTACTGCACATACAGAATTTGGTCAACCCTCGTGGAATT TGCCTGGCCCATACGTGGTACCTGTCAGTGGACGTGCAGCTGCACATCCTGTCGCCGCTGCTGCTGTTCTGGGTACTGGGCAGCCGCCGCTCCGCCTGGGCCGGGCTCGCTGCCGCAATCCTGGGCTCTCTCACCTTCGTTACTGTCTATAGCTTCCTGATGAACTTCACTGGAAACCAAGA CGATCATTACTCAGTATACTTCTATCATAACACCCTTGCACGGTCACCGGCATTCATAATCGGCATGCTGTGCGGATACGTGCTGCACGTTTCAAGAAATAAGAAGATTGTAATGCCTTGG TGGTTGGTGTGCTTAGGACACGCACTGGCTACAGTACTGTCAGGGTACTGCATTTACTACGTGCACTCCGAATGGAGCCAATTAGCCATCAATTTCAACATAGCACTGGTACGACCCGCCTGGGCTGTCTCGCTCTGCTGGCTCATTGTCGCATGCGTCAACGGATACGCAG GTCCGATCAATTGGTTCCTCTCCATCAACCTTTGGAAATTTGTAGCCCGAATCTCATACGCAATGTACATCTTCCACTTCCCCATGCAGTTCATCACGGTTGGCGCCAATATCATGCCCATTTACTTCAACTTCGAAACCGTTGTAAGTAGATTAATGTAA